The Gossypium hirsutum isolate 1008001.06 chromosome D06, Gossypium_hirsutum_v2.1, whole genome shotgun sequence genome contains the following window.
aattaaaaatgaacaaaaaaattaaattttaaaaagaaaaaggagtaaAGGGATTTGGAATATGTTATAACCCgcgaaaaaattgaaagaaaaaaataaagagcgGCCAAAAATACCCACAATGTTTCTTTTTTTGTGTAGATGTTTCAAAACTATAGATGTTGTAGATCCAAACTTCTTGAAATATACCCGAAAATGTATAATGAACAAAAAAATGCCAACACtcattatttttcttgaaatacccGTCTCCAACACATAGATTAGGTATAAGAATATGACCTCCTCTAAATACATAGCTAACTTTAGAAATATCTAACCATTTCATATCAACACTCACATCACATCCGAGACCAAATGCGAATAACATAGTTCTCAAGTCCACCCGGTTTTGAGCCAAGAGAAGCCACTAAACTCATTAATCATGTATATATGGGTTCTTAATTTATCAAAGACAGAAATGTTTAGAGTCAACTGTTATTCCTCTTACATTGATGACATTACCCTAATCTATCAGAATAAAACCTACAACAGTTCATTTGCTTTAGAAAGCAACAAGCAGCATTCGTCTAGGATACAAAAGGTTCTGCTTCATCCAAACTACCAGCTAGAAATGCAGTCTTGTATAAACCAAGGTAGTCAGTAAAATTTTTGTACCAACCGCTACAGGTCGGTACGCACTGGTACAAGCTGGTATTGATCGTAACAGGCTAAAATACACCGAAATGATCAAAATGCACTGAAATTTTGACCGAAACGGAACATAAACTACTTGGTACCAGTTTAGGACTGGAACGGTACATACCGGCCATTATGGTACCGACTACCATGGTATAAATTACtagcttgtttggaaattatataaCTATTTATCATGGATCATAGCAATGATATTACCACATCTCGAGTCCATACCATGTCAAACCCATAGACCTATAGCATGTCCTCGGCAAGCAGCTTAATACTGaaaccaaagaaaaaagaaaaaacaagagaAACCCGCAATCTATGATAGAGGTGAGCTAAAAAGGTAACCATATAATGTGTTAAAAAGATCAGTATCTTTATTACACCACTTAGTCACACGTATAAATACAATAATGAAATATCATTGAAATTGAGTATAAATCCAATAAGACCAGTCATCTACACATACATGTATTCACCACCACGAACAGCATTTGCAGCAccttttctctcttcttcggCCTCCTTTTCCCGCTCCTTCCAGCTCTCATAATCATGGTCATCTGTTTGCAGCTCATATCTACAAATTGGGCAAGAATTGTGTTCATCCTGCCACAAAATACCATTGAATATAAGACACAGATAACCCACAATCGCATTTAATCCTCCatcactaataaaataaaatcaagcaCTATTAATTACCAGCCATGGCTTTAAACAAGGAGGATGGAATGTGTGCTTGCACGGCAATTCTTGCATGTTATCGCCAACAAGAAGGTTCTCCTTACATATTGCACATTCAGAATCAGATCCAAGCTTAGCCAGGATTTCTTCTGTGAGAGTAATTACCGGAAGCTCTGCGACAACTTCTTTACTAGCTGGTGGGACTCTTCGAACACCACCCTCATTCTCAAGTATCTTGAAAACAAAGATTAATCCATTCACATGAGTTTCAAATTCTAATCAACTTCTATAAACCAATATATATTCAACTAGCAGATCGCAGAAAAAGTACCTCCGGTATAACACTATCAAGATGATCAATGAGCTGTTCAAGCACATTGGCAGCATTTTCCACTGTGTTAACATTTGTGGCCGAACCCTGAGAAGATTCGGCAGCCGCAGCAGAAGCAAAAGCATTCATGAGATTTGATTGGACCAACCATTGAGGCTGTGGTGGTTCAGGATCCACGGTAAGATGTCCCTCAAATAGATAACCTTTTGGGCAAAACAAAACAGAAATCATTTTAAACATTTCAATGTCCCTGAACATACTTCAAAACTATGTTACTCGAACTTGAATATGAAGGTCGGATACTGACATGAATAAGGTTAGATTTTTCTATGTGTATATTTGTAGGATCCTTGTATATCACATCCGTtcttaaacaaaaataaagaagtcCAAGCAAGAAAAAAGCAAAGGATTGTTTTCGAAACAAACCTCTGTTGGCGGAAGATTCAGATGATTGGACGGGGTTTTCGATTTCATTCAAGTGTTGCTTAGCCTGAGAAATGCAATTCCTAAGATGACTCTTTTCAGAAGGATCAGAGACAAGGGGTTCCAAGAGTTCGACAAGGCGTAAACCGGCAAGCCAGAAACCGGGTGCGGTGTATCTGGTCTTCAAAATGGTAGCAACACGGCAAACAACGGAATAAAACTGAACGACGAAAAACGATAGCATGTGAAAATTCAATTACCGCTTTAAATTGGAAGAGAGAAAAGATGAATAAAGAAAAGGGGATCTCACCGATTTGCGAAGGGAGGGAGAAGCTGAAGGATAATGGAGTTTAAGAAGGGAATTGATGGAGGAAACTGCGTCCTCGAATCTCTGTTTCTTTCCAAGCTGTTTCTGTAATTCCTCTAATTGTTGCTTCAAGCTTCCATCTGAACAAGAAGAAGACCCCATTCTTTCAACTCTGCAATCAAattcttaaagaaaaaaaaattccgaTTCTTGAATCTCGTTACTTATTTTATATGTTGGGGGTTTAGAGAATTCTTATTCGAATTTTGTTTTTAAGAGCAGATTTCTTGGCGAGGGGGATAACGAGGGTGTCGGCCGTGGACCAGTCCGCCCGGTTCAATCTTATATGGGCGAATGCCCGGATCTGGAGTGATTTGAAACGACTTAGCGTGcctatgataaatttaaaaattaagactaacagatgtaaaatttaaatttattgaaacttaatatttattataagtatgtatattttttatttaattaggtttatttttattgatttatgaaataattagataaaaagaggttaaagtttatttttttgacaaatttttgtgatttgaattttttaacaCGGTGTAGCTTTAATATTTTGGTCATAACTTGAGTTACAAACTCCCGTTTTTGGGCCTATAATATAccaatttaaaagaaattgaaaaatataactAAAGTTATTTCACAACTCAAGCTTAAAAATGTCAAGAAGATGTTTGAAAATGGCCTAAAAGTCTAACGCAAAAATTGcctaaaaacctaaaaaaaattgttatttaattaatggcacttttatattttctctattatattatttttgtcctataaataaatattattaggtTAAGATTTGTGAGATACCTAGCCATtcttaattttatattgttttttttaatttatgggtTTCTAAACCCTCTTTTCTAGTTGAAGCAATATTCGAAATTTGATTGTACGAGTTTGTAAGATCGAATTCTTTTTAATCTTTCTTTGCTCTTTAGTATTTGAATgtcttttggtttaattgcaaTTATTCAAGTTTGTTAAATATCCGACCAATATTTGATAGCTTAGAGCGATTGCTTTCTCAATTAGATAATTAGTCGATTGATTGATTTCTAATATTTGTGACGACTGCATGATTATTTATGTAGTGTAAGCATGCGGTCTAACTTAAATAAACCATGACTGTGCACTTGTTGGTTAGAATTGAGTTTCTTTCATTCTTAAAgttattgataaattaaattcatAAGTGATTATTatagaattatttataaataaagaaaGCAATTAATGACGATTGTCTTGATTATCAAGAAAGTCAGAAGAGATTAGGTTACTTGGCGATTGGCAATGCCTATAATCAATTTATTAAAGAACATTGAAATTGATCTTGCATCAATGATCAAACTCTCAAATCAAATGAAGAATTTACTTTGACTAGAACTTCTAAttgatttttctcaaaattttaattatattataaacaaaaataatagataaaagaTGGATATGAGAATATGAGAATTTCTATTGCATTCTATACTTTTTCATTATACTTACAAGTAGTACAGTCCACTATATATATAGGGAGATTAGACTTTCAATATTCTAATACATAAATAAGAAAAAGTGGTTACAAGGAGATGAAAGGTTTAAGGAAGATGGAAGGTTAAAGATTAAAGAAGATGAAACGTGGAAGGTCAAGGGAGATGAAAGATGAAATGTTGAACATCCATTAAATGacattcataacactcccccttagaTGTTCAACCTTTCATCTTTCATCTTTCATCTCCCTTGGCCTTCCACCTTTCATCTTCTTTAACCTTTAACCTTTCATCTCCCttatgttgggaaatgtgtcaatattgtagtaaatatgtaactgttttctatttatttgaacgattaataattaagtaaagttaatttcacatttcactattatgtcttttttattttctgtcttttatattttgcatgcatagcgaaattgtgacaagcaaatattagctcattgattgtctaaaatTCAAACTGAAgttaagtggcattgtaaagaacgcttacattgcgagaaagacaacttactttagtcgataatctaaatgagtttgtaatctcttaaaagaatcaaagtgagcatttgattcaaatactaagaaggattattatgttgtctacaattccaattgggaaGATGACTAGTCTTGACTACCAGAGCAGTAGACTCCATAAgtaaagacatagatgtattccttggtagaatgatacattggactgggctcaagatgaattaattcagaattcgtttgtgaattaattcacttgtgacgttcatggtgtgatttacctaaatcctgagttagtcactgaccgtgcatatgcaactcatgtgctttaatATAAGTGAAggtttatgctctaaagatgatcgcccatagccgatatgttgggtacataacttgtgtatggcataactttactagcaacagtgaaattcatagctcaattaaaaagttaatgatatcctctcattggcattgtgtggattgttAAATATGAAACGTGGTCACGAGTTGTTAGTTctcaaacgagcaatttatcacagtcatttgttgatagtgatcatattaatcattaagaagacataatgCTAACaaagagataaaatatgattgtattgagtgaacgaacttaactcaaaggaatcaaggatatcatatgagggtaaaacacacatgatgaggtcattggacaaaacagttggatgaattgcttttgtaaagagtatataataaggaattttcaatcatggtacttcttgtggactgactctatGACTAAGTAATTGAAAATTATCAGAATGATGCTTCTGAatataattgcaatcactagagcctaattatatatgtctgatTGTCCCTcggttagcttaacaaaagctcgattagattgcatttgaattagaagaaaattctacgaatTTGAGagtaatttaattgagttgatttattcaatgtggaacTAAATTAGGTGGTTATGAGAATTGTTcgactagagaatttgattaaagaattttcttgaaaaataatttgaaaaatctaattgattttttgaaaaattaattttgatcaagtaaaattaaattaatcaaattaattaaaattaatatggtatttttggaaattaattttcaagttagacaattgcccaatgggtaattgaactctAAAATTGGACCTAAGATTGTAAATTAAACCTATGAGTCCAAAACCGAGCctaagacccaaaaattggttgAACCAGGTCCGGTATGTGAAACCGGACCAACGAtccaaccggtggctagaccGAACCGGTCGGGTCATCATTGACCTACCGTAAGGGTATCGCACATGCATCACCAGACACGGCAGTACCGGCGGCTGTGACGACGACACCCTGGTGGCCGGTAACGGTTGGTCGttggtggttgagcagtggaagagttacactcccactgagactctactagagaatttgatttcagattaattgttccaaaaataatattattttaatagtttaatattaaatttaatttaatacttatcttaatagtattttattaatttagtattaaagtgattattttaatattaaatattctattattttaataagatttaatattaaagtgattaagtttaatcatagttgaactctttaaactctctctatataaagagagccttgggtcattatttacacacactttaattcaagagaaagttgtaaagagaaaattcaCTGAAGAGaacagaaaatttctagagatatttttctaatttacaatttgacccaaaagtttagaaaaattgcaaaattaccctactgataatttttgtgaaaatttttttgattcgaagtgagcccacactaaacaaacgtgagcttgaggatagcagagaaaactactcggtcgaagcattcatcctagacaaatcgaaaaggtacaatttgattaagtgtttattactttagatatcacaaccaatatcttattttgaaaaaaaaattaaaactctggttttccctaaatttattttttgttgcgTTTTCCAAACCCGTTTTTCCAACACCTTAAACCTTTCATCTCCTTGAAatccctttttcatatataactAAATGGAGCTGACAAAAGGAAATTATTGTCGACAACGATAATATACGTAGAACACTTCAATATTATGGAAAAGTGAGGatcttgaatgaaaatatatttgaaagcaTTGATTTCGGAGCAACTCATCAAAATAAAGAGACACTTCTATTATAACTTATGAAATGCATCTTGAACTTGAAGTCCAAACACCCGGAAGGTGTAAAGCCAATGAGAGTACATGTTAGCATAATAGCAAGTCATAATATATGAATTGACTTGTAACAAGACATTTGGTTTCggttatgaaaaatgattaatttgtggTGTATTCAAACACCatataaacttatttatttaCGTCTAGTGAATTTGTATTCGGCTAGTATAATTTGTGGTGTATTCAAacactaaataaatttatttatttacatctAGTGAATTTGTATTCGACTAGTACAAATTATTTCATAATATTGATACTTGAAGCATAAAACTTGAGTTGCatgagaaaatcattaaatgtAAATATGATTTTGTTCAAAATGTATTTATGCATATAGGTTGTTATCATCATTGTTGATATTAATGTATCAAATATCATTGGAGTTCCTGAAGAATTTTCAAGAGCAATAATTATTCGGTAAATAAACTTTATAATGAAAGTatatctaaaaaattaaattttatcttgACCTAAAGATTGAGTGTTCAATAAGAACAAATGGTCATACAATAATGTTATAAAACGATTGTCCTAAAGTACAATTTTTTTTGTGCCCAATGCACTCATTGTATTGGTAATAGTGAAtgatacaatacatcatgctttATAAAGTTGTTAGTGACATCCAAAGCATGAGAATGTAATTGAAATTTATTGCTATATTGATACACATCAATAAATTTTGTTGATTTGTTATTGATAAATAATATTGAATGTCTCAATATTTGGTTATAAAATGATGTTCAAATAAGGGGGAGCAAAATATGGATTGTTGTAACACCCATCACCCGATGCGAATAATAATCAAGAATTTAATTAGGCATCCCTACTACTACAtttgataagttaatttttaGCATTGGATTGCGTCGTTTCAAAGATCTTAAGTGATCTAtacatgagggggagtaaattaacactacatttttcttttaaagttgTGACATAATATGTATCAAAGGATTATATACTCTTTTTTTCTTCACTAGGTTTTTGTTCCACAAGATTTTTcctagtaaggtttttaatgaggcatatACTTTATACAATGAACAtctaagggggagtgttatgaatgttattaagtggatgttcaaCCTTTCATCTTCTCCAACCTTTCACCTTTCATCTTCCTCAACCTTTCACCTTTCACCTTTCATCTTCCTTAACTCTTCACCTTTCATCTTATTGTAACCCCTTTCCTATTTATGTATTAGAAAATGAGGAGTCTAATATCCCTATATATATAAGAGTATACTACTTGTAAGGATGATGGAAATAGAAGAAAATTGCAATAGAAATATCCCTTTATTCTCATCTATTATTATTGTGTTCTctgcattattattttataacacattatcAGCATGAACACTTACATCAATCCAAGAGTCTTGTATTTTTTGTTGGTTTGGATCAAGCGATATCATCAATTCCAAACCTTACAAAACTTTTCTTCACTCATGATCTACAAAAGAATGGAGATATAAATGTTCAACAGATTCGTTCAAATGAGAATTTGATAGATCTTTTTACTAAAGCGCTCCCTACTGCTACATTTGAGAAGTTAATTTTCAACATTGGATTGCGTCATTTTAAAGATCTTAAGTGATGCTTACATGAGGGAGAGTAAATTCGTTCTTGTAAGGTTGTGACATACTGTGCATCAAAGGATTATGTACTCTTTTTTCCTTCACTAGGTTTTGTCCCACATGGTTTTTTCCTAGTAAGATTTTTAATGAgtcatatcatttatacaatgAACATCCAAGTGGGAGTGTTATGAATGTTATTTAATGGATGTTCAACCTTTCATCTTTCATCTCCCTTGACCTTCCACCTTTCATATTCAATAACCTTTAACTTTCCATCTTCCTTAAACCTTTCATCTCTTTGTaacccctttttcttatttaTGTATTAGAATATGAAAAGTCTAATC
Protein-coding sequences here:
- the LOC107901000 gene encoding E3 ubiquitin-protein ligase AIP2 → MGSSSCSDGSLKQQLEELQKQLGKKQRFEDAVSSINSLLKLHYPSASPSLRKSFYSVVCRVATILKTRYTAPGFWLAGLRLVELLEPLVSDPSEKSHLRNCISQAKQHLNEIENPVQSSESSANRGYLFEGHLTVDPEPPQPQWLVQSNLMNAFASAAAAESSQGSATNVNTVENAANVLEQLIDHLDSVIPEILENEGGVRRVPPASKEVVAELPVITLTEEILAKLGSDSECAICKENLLVGDNMQELPCKHTFHPPCLKPWLDEHNSCPICRYELQTDDHDYESWKEREKEAEEERKGAANAVRGGEYMYV